The following is a genomic window from Candidatus Nezhaarchaeota archaeon.
GACTCCTCTCTGACCAACAAATGCTCCAAACTCCTCCTTAACCTTTACCATTAGGTTTGGCCCGGCAAAGTCAGCGTCAACTATGTGCTTGTGGATCCAAGCTACTGGATGTATCGCTCTTACAAGCTCATTGAAGTTTAGCGTCAGCTCTATCGCTCTAAGTTTGAGGTCTGCCTCCTTCTCGATCTTAGTTATCCTCTCGCCGCCCTTGCCTATGAGTCGAGCTAGGTAGCCCTCCTTAACTATCACTAAGGCGTCTGGAACGTTCTCGGCTGTTATCTCGAAGCTCCTCTTGTCGTCTATTAAGTCTAGGACCGTCACCACATCAGCGTCTGGAGCGTAGATCCTAGCCAGGTCGATGACGCTCCTCTCAACGTTGTTCAATGGCCTCTTCCTCATCTTCATCTCGAGCAAGAGCCTTATGCCCTTCTTAGCCCCAGGCCTCACTATGTCCTTCAACCCTAAATCCACGACCTTGGCTGCCTCCTCTCCAAGAAGAACCTCTCTAAGCATCACGACCCCGCTGGCTTCCACTCCCAAGACGCTTTGAAGCACTGGATCTCCAGCTATTAAGAGCTTGCTTCCACGACCAACCCTCATGAACGCCTCTATTATGCTCTCTGGCATGACGACTTGAGCATCGTCAACGAATATCACGGACTCGTCGAACGTCCTGCCCCTCAAGTAGTGAGAGTCCGCGAACAATAGCTTTCCCTCGCGTATCAGCTTCTCAACGTCTTGCCACTCAACTAGCCCAGTTAATATGTCCTTTAGGTAGGCCGAGGCTATATCGTAGTACAGCGTTCCAGCCTCAATTGAGGTTACGTCCTTGCCGCTCACGACGTCGACGACCGGCTTAACTATCACGAACCTCTTGTACTTGCCCTCAACGACGCTGTCAATTCCATATGCAACGCTGAGCAAGCTCTTGCCGGTGCCTGTTGGACCGAAGACCCCCACGACTTCGTAGCTATCGTCCTTTAGAGCCTTAATGAGCTCCTCCTGCCCACGGCTCATGGGCTTTATGCTCTCGAGCAACTTCAAGGCATGACACCACCGTGGACTGATTAGCAGTCAATACTGTGCTGGACAGAGACATAAACTTAAAAGCTGGTAGAAGGCTGCTGTGCAGCTCATAAGCTAGATGAAGAGGAGTGTTAGTAGGAGGGCCATGATACCGCTGAGGTATATGCCATCAAATGTCCCCGCTCCACCTATACTCACCAATGGTGATTGGAGCTTATCGAGGTGTCTAATCAGGTTGACTATGTCTGCTCCAATTAGAGTCCCAATTACTGCTCCACTGTAAGCTATAGCTGGCGCAAACTCCATCACGTTAATTAAGCTCGCCAAAAGTATTGTTGAGAGAGCAGCTATTAATGGAGGTACTAGTGCTGGCACAACAATGCCGACGCCTGGAATAATTCTTGAGGTTACATGTGATATTAAGGAGACGATCGCCATGACCCCTAGGAAGACTAAGGTTGATCGGTGAGGGTCATTGCTTAGAGCCATTAGTGAGAGCATTAATGTGGAAATTAAGATTGGGATCACTGCTCCCCCCACATTCACACCAATTACCATCTTAGGGACTACGAACCTTATCCTAGGGACTGGATATGGAATGCCAAAGAAGTACACGTATCGCATCTCAACCTTAATTTCAGGCATAATCGTTCGTCTTGGGATCTCCACGACCGCTATGTTGACGAAGCTAAAGAGTATTGAAAGCAAGATCATAACTAAGGCTATAGCATAGCTCACTGGTGGGCTTAGCCCTAGGGGTTGAAATGCTTGTGCTAATGCTTGGGGGATGAAGTAGAGCCATATGAGTGGAGTTAAAGCTAGTAGAACTAGGAGGAACATGAGCATTGGGTGTGATGGCAGTTGCAGTATGACCTTCCTCTTCATTAAACAACAGCTCCAAGACTATATCAGCTCAACACTTATTAAACCTTTAGAGAAGACTAAGCTACTTCCTCTTAACTATAGCCACTATTATCACTGCAAGTAGTGCAACTATTAAGACTAGAATGTCTGAGGTCATGGAGTCCACCCCTCCAAGCTATCATAGCGTAATAGCTAGGTGGTTTAAGTATTAAGCTTAATTTCATAGCTGTAGTAGTGGTGATCACGACTTGAGGAGCGTTCACTAGGTCGCATTGATGGCTTAGCTTAAGCTCTACTAGATTAATTCATGAGCGATTTCTAGCTGGGTTAATTTAATATCCTCCTAGATATGTATCGAGTGTTTTGCTGTGACTGGCCCTAGTGAGGGTAAGATTAAGCTTGATGCACAAATTTACTTGAATGGTGAGCTGCTAGAAGATGCAGAGGTCTACATTCACGTTAAAGGCTATTCCCTAGCTAGAGTCACGCACTTAGACGTTGAACATCGAAGGATAAATGAATTCTTAAGACCTGGCTCAGGCTCATTCCTCAAGGTTGTTGGCATTAAGGGCGGCTTCACCGTGATTGGTGGGGATTGGAGCCTCGTTGTGAAGAGCTCTATGCTCAGCGACCTATTGCCATTAGGTGAGGAGACCTATGCTTGGGTTGGAGGTAAGTTGGGAGGGCTATACGTAGGCTTTAAGAAGGTGTACGTTGAGAAGCTCGAGGACAAGGCCATTAGGATCTTTAATGTAGCTCCTAAGCAGTCTAAATGGTCACGGTGAAGCTCATCTCTGCATCTCTAGGCTCACAGTTAAAGTTCATCAAAGCTAAGTCGCTGCTAACGAAATGGATATTTACGTAGTTGTGTAGCTCAGCAGAGGAGGCATTATTGAATGCGTCGTGAATCCATGGTCTTAGCTGCTTCCTTCTCTACAGCATTCATGGCTTATGGCGTCCGCTACACCTTCAGCATGCTGCTGCCAGAGATGATGGGGGAGCTCAACTTAACTAACACTCAAGCTGGCTTAATGTACACCAGCTTCCTGACCCTATACACGGTAGCTTCAGTTCTCGTTGGCTTCTTAGTTGACGTTGAGGGGGTCAAGAGGACGATGCTAAAGTTCCTCCCACTCTTTGGTCTTGGGACGGGGTTGATGTCCTTAACTTTCTCTGATTGGAGTGGAGCCATCTTTTTCGGCATAGCTGGCTTAGGTGCTTCAGCTTGTTGGACGCCGCTCATAGTTTGGGTTCAGAAGGCCTATCAATTTAGGCGAGGATTGTTTCTAGGGGTACTTCAAGTTGGCTGCAACATGGGCTTCGGGGTCTTGGGGGTGCTGATACCATTGATGCTGCCTCATCTAGGTTGGAGGGGTTGTTGGGCTATGTTAGGGGTGTTATCGATGGCTTGGTTAATGCCCTTAATTGTCATGGCGCACGAGCCGATCATCGAGAGTACTCGAGAGAGAAGCTTATTGAAGCATGTTAAGGGCTTTAAAGCTTTATTGAGAAGCAGACAATTCTGGTTTGGTGGCTCATCCTACATGTTAGCAGCTTTCGCCATAATGGTCCCAATGACCTTCACGAAGGCGTATGCAAATCTCGAGTTGAACGTAAGCTCAGAAGCTGCTACAGCACTCTTCACTGTAATAGGATTTGTGGGGATAGCTGGATCACTACTACTTCCACCACTATCAGATAAACTAGGCAGGAGAAGCTCAATCTTAATGTGCAACTCAATAATGGCTATTGGGCTATTAGGCTCAATGATCACGATCCCCTCATTCACGCACATAGCTTTGTGGAGCGCCATAATCGGATTAAGCTATGGAGCCATATGGCCCCTATATGCAGCCCTGATTAAGGACCTCTACACTTGGAGTGTTGTGGGGTCTATAATGGGCTCCTGGACCATGATGTGTGGCATCGGCCTCTTACTCTCACCAGCAGTGGGTGGACTAATAACTGATGTCTTCAGTAGCTATAAGCCCACGTACTTCATGGCGTTCACCACAGCATTAGCATCCATGGTGCTCACACTCCCAATAAAGAAGATTAAGCTAAGTAAAGTTAAGGATAATTAAGTTAAGCTTGTTACTTGAAGACTAAAACTTAAGTTTAACGTCATTAAGAGAAGTTTGGTGTACGTTTTGAGTGATGAATTGAGAAATAGGTTGCTTAAAGTATTTAGGCAAGATCCATATGCTAAGTTTCTTGGGATAGAGCTTCTTGAAGTGAGAGATGGCTATAGTAAGGCTGCTTTAACTGTTCAGGATTTTATGTTGAACTTTCACGGAGTTGCTCACGGCGGCTTAATAGCATCCTTAGCTGATGCCGCCTTTGCAGCAGCAAGCAATTCTCATAATAAAAAAGCTGTGGCACTCTCATTGAATATAAATTACCGTAAACCAGCCAGAGTGGGTGACGTACTCATAGCTGAAGCGTTTGAGGAAAGTCTAGGTAAAATTACTGCCACGTATAGAATTGCAGTTAAGAATTCTGAAGACAACTTAGTGGCTGTAGGTCAAGGTCTAGTATACAGGATGGAGGAGTCCATTTTATAGAGGATTTCACTCAATCACATTAATGAGCTATGTGAAGCTAGAACAAGAAAAAGGAAGAGTTTTATGTTAGAGTTTTATGTTACTCTACTCTCTGTAGTGGTGCAGCTTTACGTTTCGTTGCCAGCGTTACTATTGGACATAGCACTAGTGTCACTATGAAGGCTATGAAGAAAGCACTTATAGGTAAGGGGGCTATGAAGCGAGCATAGTATCCAATGGCAAAGCTTAGTATGAGACCTACAATTATTGATGCTGCAGCACCATAGCGATTAATGAGCCTTGGCACGAAGAGAGCATAGATAAATATTGTGCCTAGTGTTGCACCCGCAGAACCCTCTGCAACCCATATGAACCATGGTATTATGGCTGGAGGCTCTAATGCCACGAGCATGGCTACTAGACCTATTGCTAACACAGCTATCTTAGATATCGTGATGAGCTTTCTATCGTCGGCTCTCGGATTTATAAACCTTTGGTAAATGTCTCGTGAAATGAAGGCTGCAGCTGTTACAAGCATTGAATCTGCAGTAGACATGCAAGCAGCAAATAGTCCTGCTAGGAAGAAGCCAGCTAGTATCGGATCAACCATGTAGCGCGCGAAGTACGGTAGAGCCCAGTCTGATGTTGGGGGTCTAGGCATAGCGCCCCCCTCTACAAGGACTCTTGTCGCCATTGCTGCAAACTTTGGAGTTATGAAGGCAATAACGTAGGCTGTGAGGCATACTATTGGTAACCACTTGAAGAAGCTCTCCGACCTCACCGAGTATATCCTATGGAACATTCTTGGGTGCACCGTGAGGCCAATGGCTGTAACTATGAAGTGCGTTGCCAGGAATGGCATTGAGAAGACTCCTGCTGGTGCAAAAGTAGCTGTTAGTGCAGGGCTAATCTCATTAAGCCTGGCGATGAGGTTGTCGAGTCCACCAACCATGCTTACACCGATTATGGCGAGAGCTATTGCTGTTACCATTAGCGTGAGGCCTTGGACCACGTCAGTCCACGCGACAGCCCAAATACCACCTATCACAGTGTAGAATAGAGTTATAGCAGTGCCTAACACTACTGCCACTTGGAATGGTAACCCTAAAAGCACCGTTAAACCTATACCTACAGCCGTCCACTGACCAATTAGCAATATGACTATAGTTATGAAGACCACTATTGCGCCCAGTATCCTCATCAGGGATCCTCCAAAGCGATGCTCCAAGTAGTCTGGTATCGTCATTAAGTTGTGCTTCCTAATGTACCTCCACAGCCTCGACCCGAAGATGGTGGTTAGAAGTATCATGCCGACGGGGGGCCATAGCTCCCAAAAGGCGCTTACACCGAAAGCATAGTTTAGACCCGAGGCCCCTATGTACGACATGCCGCTGTACAGCGTCGCGACAATGTGTAGGGCTATGGCTATTGGTGGGAGGGCTCCTAAGAGGTAATCTCTATAGCTTCTCTCTGCATAACGCCTGGTCAAGAAGCCTATCGCGATCAGTAGAATGAAGTACGCTGTTACAATCGTGTAGATTATTTGCGCGCTCACGAGCTTTCACCCTTCGGCTTATAGATGAAGAACCACACTATCGCTATGATCACTAAAAGCAACAGCAGCACGAAAGCCCCTATGGGCATACCAATTATAAGGTTACTAGGCATCATCAACCCCTCAACCTTATCGTTAACAAGAGGTCCTCTTGCCCTTCCCTAATATAGCTTACGCTCTGAACCACTTACTAGTTAGTAATAGCCTCAAGATAGCTTATCCCTTTTCGCCTTCCTTTTGCATGGCTTTAATAAAATATATGCGCTCTATAGTTGAGTCACTGTGCAAATATTCTCGTAAAAGGCTTGCACGTCAGGTGTTCCGCCTTAAGCACACAAGAAAGCTAATGCTCTTATTCTTCATGTAATACGGTTGCTTACTTGACGCGCCCTCAACGTTGTCTACGTGAATTTGGGGATTTTATAGGTTAACCTGCTAGGATATGCCTCCATGGTCTCGAGGCTTCCATCAATTAATCCTTTCAGGTAGCCCTCCAAGTAGCCCCTCATGAACTCTGACTCCGCCACCAGGGGATTGAATATTATCAGTATGTTGCTGTGGATCCTGAAGTTGCCCCACCCAGATCTTCTTGAGAGCTCTAGTAGTAAGCGCGATGCTTCATCCCTACTGTTTAACGTAACACCTTCAGGTGGTGGTGCTAGGAACGACATCGTTATCCTCGATTTGTACCCAACGTCCTTGCCGACGTTGTACTGCTTCTCAGGTTCAAGGCTTTGAAGTATCCCGGTGAAGGTCTCCTGAGTTATTATCCCAATCCTCCTAGGACCGTAGTAGAAGATTCCCTCGCTCCAACCAGTTATCCCCGTGTACTTGTCTAGGTCCAGTAGCTTCTCCACCAAGCTTCTAAGGTCCTTGGCAACACCAGTCCTTATTAGCTCCATCGCATGCCTATAGTGCTCCTCTGATAAGTATAGAGTTGTCTTGACCTTCTTCTCAGCCATCACCACCACCCTACGAACTCAATTCGAGTATTAAAGGAGGCTTTAAGCTATAAGCTTTGAAGGAGCTCATCGCTCTACGGCGAGCCACAACTGGACCTCGAGCTTTGAGCAATTGAGGTTCGAGGGGTTACCGTAGACCTTTAAGCAACGCATCTCTGGACAGGCATAGATGTAATGTGACGGTTCTAGACGTCTGCAGACGCAAAGCTTATCCGCTGTATCGTGATATGCAGTAGTCATGCCCACAAATGCCTTCCCAACAGATCACAATGAGAAGATCTACACGAATTGTACTGTTGGTGGCCCAGTCCACGTTCACGTTAAGGATGGCAGGATAGTCAGGATAAGGCCTCTCGACATAAGGCCTGAAGATGTTGAACCGTGGGTCATAGAGGCGAGGGATCGTAGGTTCTCTCCTCCAATCAAGGTGACCGTGGCGCCTTACGTGCTAGCTGAGAGGTGTCGAGTGTACTCACCTAAGAGGGTCCTTAAGCCGCTTAAGAGGGTGGACTTTGACCCTGATGGCGAGAGGAACCCCCAAAATAGGGGTTTATCGGGTTACGTGGAGATATCGTGGGGTGAAGCTATCGAGATCGTGGTCAACGAGATCGTTAGGCTTAAGGAGAGGTATGGCGCATCGTCGATAGCTGCGTTGGCATCATCACACCACACGTGGGGTAACATAGGGTACAGGACTAGCGCATTTCAACGCTTCTTCAACATGCTCGGCTGCACTTACATCGATCACAATCTCGATAGTTGGGAGGGCTGGTATTGGGGGGCAATACACACATGGGGCTTCTACTGGAGATTGGGGCAGCCAGAACAGTACGACCTGCTCGAGGACGCCCTCAAGCACACTGAAATGATAGTCTTCTGGTCTGCGGACCCAACAGCAACTCAAGGGAACTACGCTGGTCAAGAGTCTGAGAGGTGGAGATTGTGGTTGAAGGAGTTGGGCGTGAAGATGGTCTTCATAGACCCCTTCTTCAATCACACAGCCGCTAAGTACGCTGACAAGTGGCTATCCCCATATCCAGGGACCGACGTGGCTCTAGCCCTAGCAATTGCCTACACTTGGATCAAGGAGGGGACGTATGACGAGGACTATGTGAGCAAGAGGTGTCACGGATTCGATGAGTGGAAGAGGTACGTGCTGGGTGAAGAGGATGGAACCCCCAAGACGCCTGAGTGGGCTGAGGAGATATGTGGGGTCTCGAGGGGCGACATAGTGTGGTTGGCTAGGGAGTGGGCATCGAGGAGGACCATGTTGGCCCCCGGCGGTAGACCGGGCTTTGGAGGGGCTTGTAGGACAGCTTATGGTCACGAGTGGTCTAGGATGATGGTCACGCTCCAAGCAATGCAGGGGCTTGGGAAGCCTGGCGTGAACATATGGTCTACGACCACTGGAGCTCCTTGGAACTATGAGTTCTACTTCCCAGGTTATGGGGAGTGCGGCATCTCAGGCGATGGAGCTGGCATACTGCGTCTAGTGCCCAGTGGCTTCGTGAAGAGGGTTACGAGGAACACCGTGAGGCAAGTAGTTAACAGGTTGCTACTGCCCGAGGCCATACTCAACCCCCCGCTCTCATGGAGGAGGTGCTCTCCTTGGGGTGAGTCGATGGAAGTTCAATTCGATCTCTGCACGTACCCAATGCAGGGCTACTCTAAGATTAAGATGCTCTACAGGTATGGAGCCTCCTACATTGGGACCATGACTGAGACGAACAGGTACATTAGAATGTACAGGAGCCCAAACCTCGAGTTCGTCGTGTGCCAGACGATATGGATGGAGCCTGAAGCCAAGTTCGCCGACTTGATACTCCCGGCGTGCACGAACTTCGAGAGGTGGGATATAGGCGAGTGGGCTGGCATATCGGGTTACAGCCCAGACCTAGCCTCCTGCAACTTCAGGATAATAGTGTTGCAGATGAAGTGCATTGAGCCCCTGGGGGAGTCTAAATCCGACTACGATATCTTCACAATGTTGGCTGAGGAGCTGGACTTCAAGGAGGAGTACACAGAGGGCAATAGCGAGCTGGATTGGGTCAAGAGGATGTTTGAGGTGAGCGACATGCCAAAGTACATCTCGTGGCAGGACTTCATGAAGAAGGGCTACTTCATAGTCCCAATACCGA
Proteins encoded in this region:
- a CDS encoding MFS transporter, whose protein sequence is MRRESMVLAASFSTAFMAYGVRYTFSMLLPEMMGELNLTNTQAGLMYTSFLTLYTVASVLVGFLVDVEGVKRTMLKFLPLFGLGTGLMSLTFSDWSGAIFFGIAGLGASACWTPLIVWVQKAYQFRRGLFLGVLQVGCNMGFGVLGVLIPLMLPHLGWRGCWAMLGVLSMAWLMPLIVMAHEPIIESTRERSLLKHVKGFKALLRSRQFWFGGSSYMLAAFAIMVPMTFTKAYANLELNVSSEAATALFTVIGFVGIAGSLLLPPLSDKLGRRSSILMCNSIMAIGLLGSMITIPSFTHIALWSAIIGLSYGAIWPLYAALIKDLYTWSVVGSIMGSWTMMCGIGLLLSPAVGGLITDVFSSYKPTYFMAFTTALASMVLTLPIKKIKLSKVKDN
- the paaI gene encoding hydroxyphenylacetyl-CoA thioesterase PaaI, whose translation is MSDELRNRLLKVFRQDPYAKFLGIELLEVRDGYSKAALTVQDFMLNFHGVAHGGLIASLADAAFAAASNSHNKKAVALSLNINYRKPARVGDVLIAEAFEESLGKITATYRIAVKNSEDNLVAVGQGLVYRMEESIL
- a CDS encoding DUF1614 domain-containing protein, with amino-acid sequence MKRKVILQLPSHPMLMFLLVLLALTPLIWLYFIPQALAQAFQPLGLSPPVSYAIALVMILLSILFSFVNIAVVEIPRRTIMPEIKVEMRYVYFFGIPYPVPRIRFVVPKMVIGVNVGGAVIPILISTLMLSLMALSNDPHRSTLVFLGVMAIVSLISHVTSRIIPGVGIVVPALVPPLIAALSTILLASLINVMEFAPAIAYSGAVIGTLIGADIVNLIRHLDKLQSPLVSIGGAGTFDGIYLSGIMALLLTLLFI
- a CDS encoding molybdopterin-dependent oxidoreductase, producing MPTNAFPTDHNEKIYTNCTVGGPVHVHVKDGRIVRIRPLDIRPEDVEPWVIEARDRRFSPPIKVTVAPYVLAERCRVYSPKRVLKPLKRVDFDPDGERNPQNRGLSGYVEISWGEAIEIVVNEIVRLKERYGASSIAALASSHHTWGNIGYRTSAFQRFFNMLGCTYIDHNLDSWEGWYWGAIHTWGFYWRLGQPEQYDLLEDALKHTEMIVFWSADPTATQGNYAGQESERWRLWLKELGVKMVFIDPFFNHTAAKYADKWLSPYPGTDVALALAIAYTWIKEGTYDEDYVSKRCHGFDEWKRYVLGEEDGTPKTPEWAEEICGVSRGDIVWLAREWASRRTMLAPGGRPGFGGACRTAYGHEWSRMMVTLQAMQGLGKPGVNIWSTTTGAPWNYEFYFPGYGECGISGDGAGILRLVPSGFVKRVTRNTVRQVVNRLLLPEAILNPPLSWRRCSPWGESMEVQFDLCTYPMQGYSKIKMLYRYGASYIGTMTETNRYIRMYRSPNLEFVVCQTIWMEPEAKFADLILPACTNFERWDIGEWAGISGYSPDLASCNFRIIVLQMKCIEPLGESKSDYDIFTMLAEELDFKEEYTEGNSELDWVKRMFEVSDMPKYISWQDFMKKGYFIVPIPKPYRSRTAFRWFYEGRKKDTPDRGPTPKDRPVYGYGLATPTGKIELVSENLKRFDPNDPERPVKPKFIEPWEWYRSERAKKYPLQLVSPHPRYSFHTQYDGKETWIDEIPLHRRRGPDGRYYWVLRINPSDAEPRGIRDGDLVKVYNDRGAVVCIAEVTERIRPGVVHAYESSGLYEPIGDPGKPDSIDLGGCINLLTPSRLMSRNATAMAPNSCLVEVEKWGGLGG
- a CDS encoding sodium/solute symporter (Members of the Solute:Sodium Symporter (SSS), TC 2.A.21 as described in tcdb.org, catalyze solute:Na+ symport. Known solutes for members of the family include sugars, amino acids, nucleosides, inositols, vitamins, urea or anions, depending on the system.), with protein sequence MSAQIIYTIVTAYFILLIAIGFLTRRYAERSYRDYLLGALPPIAIALHIVATLYSGMSYIGASGLNYAFGVSAFWELWPPVGMILLTTIFGSRLWRYIRKHNLMTIPDYLEHRFGGSLMRILGAIVVFITIVILLIGQWTAVGIGLTVLLGLPFQVAVVLGTAITLFYTVIGGIWAVAWTDVVQGLTLMVTAIALAIIGVSMVGGLDNLIARLNEISPALTATFAPAGVFSMPFLATHFIVTAIGLTVHPRMFHRIYSVRSESFFKWLPIVCLTAYVIAFITPKFAAMATRVLVEGGAMPRPPTSDWALPYFARYMVDPILAGFFLAGLFAACMSTADSMLVTAAAFISRDIYQRFINPRADDRKLITISKIAVLAIGLVAMLVALEPPAIIPWFIWVAEGSAGATLGTIFIYALFVPRLINRYGAAASIIVGLILSFAIGYYARFIAPLPISAFFIAFIVTLVLCPIVTLATKRKAAPLQRVE
- a CDS encoding PhoH family protein; its protein translation is MSRGQEELIKALKDDSYEVVGVFGPTGTGKSLLSVAYGIDSVVEGKYKRFVIVKPVVDVVSGKDVTSIEAGTLYYDIASAYLKDILTGLVEWQDVEKLIREGKLLFADSHYLRGRTFDESVIFVDDAQVVMPESIIEAFMRVGRGSKLLIAGDPVLQSVLGVEASGVVMLREVLLGEEAAKVVDLGLKDIVRPGAKKGIRLLLEMKMRKRPLNNVERSVIDLARIYAPDADVVTVLDLIDDKRSFEITAENVPDALVIVKEGYLARLIGKGGERITKIEKEADLKLRAIELTLNFNELVRAIHPVAWIHKHIVDADFAGPNLMVKVKEEFGAFVGQRGVYIKFLDSALKRLIGVGIAASEEKVEEERTEKVKRSKKK